The Lolium rigidum isolate FL_2022 chromosome 1, APGP_CSIRO_Lrig_0.1, whole genome shotgun sequence region CCCTGAATCCTGATGTTGCTCCCTGTAACAGTAGAAAACATGGCACACTTAGGAACTGAACAGAGCTTCGTTTGAGAACAACCGTGGGAGATTTTTATGGCGGTAGATACCTGAGCTTCTGCCCGAATATCCTCTAGTTCAGCCACCACTATATCGATGAACAGACAGTTTCCCAACATCTCTGCATTGCAACAGAGTTAATAGCATTAGTAAGATAGTTCTCTCTTTAGGCAAGTGTTAACAGAAACACAAACATATGTAATTCTCTCATCTATTAAGTACCACATATGCCAACAATCCATATACCCCAGTTTCAGATATCATAGCATCCATATACCATCCTAGAGCCGTGCTACAAGGAATTATGCTACTTTAGCAACTTAGAGAAATTAGGCAACAACATGATTGATAATTTGCAGCACGCCATACTTCTAAATGTGCAGGCATGATCCCAACAGGACAGAGAACAGATCTCATTTGGAAAACAAGACAGAGAGAACACAGTTGCACACAACAACTCTTGCAAAATATTTCTTATCAAAGGACTTATAATACTCATAGAGCATGTATACCATGTATACGTGATATCTATCACACTAGAAGTACAACAAACTTCAAATCCTTATGAAATAAGCACTTGTGATGCAAGTTCCCTACTGGTAATTATAAATATTTTGAGATGGAAATCTaattgtctctgtttttttgggaACAGATCAGGTTCTTCCTTGTTATAACGAAACAAATGTTGCTATCGTCCTAGTTCTAAACAACAACTCTTGTACCTTAGCTGAACTTCACTGCCACCTACTGGAACCCTTTTCTGTTGGAGAATCAACGATGCTTGCAATCATCCATCAGCTCGGAGCAACAAAGGTGGAAATGGGGAAGTATGCTGTCTCAAAAGAAAAAGAGGTTAGTTGAGAATGCCATATTGAGCTTACCTGCACAACTGATGAACTATCCATGGCAATCTCAATAGGCCACATAGATCCAAACTGTTTTGAAGCAACAGCTTGGTTTTGATTTTCCTCCAAGCAACTTGCCAAACAAAAATCAGCAATTTTTGTCACCACATTGTTATCCAGAAACATATTTGTAGGTCTAAGATCTAAGTGAACGACGCAACTCTTGCGAAGATGATGTCGACCCTTTCAAATCCCTTGATTATTTTATAGCGCTTTAGCCATGCAGATTCATGCATCTATAAATAAAAGAGAAGTTTGTTAAATATTCGAGATACTCAAGCTCTTAATCTTAAGAAAGGCTAGATAGTACACATGCATAGGGAGTAATTTCTATTACATGAGTGGGATGCTTGAAACAAATAGTATTTACTAAACCACATGGAAAGTATGCAAACAATCTTAAACAGCctatcaaaaacaaaagatagaaATCAATGTTATGTGACACATGATCCTACCTTTCATATGAGCATGAAGGCTCCATCTAGATAGACATTCAAATAAGAGAATTTGTCTGGCTTGACAAATTTTCTATCTTATATTTCCATCTTTCTTGGTGTGTCAACACTTTTTTCTTGTTCTTTAAGTTCAACCACTTGGTGGAACTTCTCATGCATACATGTGTTGGACAACTTCATTGCAGTTGTACAATGCCCAATCACTCCTACATGTCACAAAAGGTACTATCAGTATCACATTGAGTTTTCCCACAAAAGAAGTATCAAATTGAGTTTTCAGATTAACTATGGTTATAACCCTTAGAAATGAGAGTTTATGATACCTGAATTGAGAGAGCTTGAATGGAGAGCGCGCTACAAAATAATCAAGGGATTTGCATGGTTGACACTATCTTCACGAGATTCATACTCTTCACTTGGATCTCAAACCTGCAAATATACTACTAGATGACAACATGGTGCCAAAAATTGCAGATTTTGGTCTGTCAAGATGCTTTGATGAAAAGCAAAACCAGGCCCGCTATTACTTCAAAACCGCTAGGATCTATGAAAGCCGGGTTTGAGCTTTCATCCACTCATATCTTCCGTACTAGTAGCTGTCAAACAAGAGAGAGACATGTTACTATTTATGAAGCTACCAGATCCAACTCCTAGCTAGTCAATTAAACTTGTGCTCAGATCTATAGCAGAGATAGATGCTAGGACCAGACCAATATTGTCAACAGACACACAGGGAGTATATACAGCATAACTTAGATTAGAAGTGCTATTTATGAAGCTACCAGATCCAACTACTGGTTACTCAAGTAAACTTATGCCCATATGGCCATATATATCTATAACAACAGAGATAGATGCTAGGGAAACTTTTGTGGCTACAATCTAACTAACAACTGGGTAAAAGTGTGTAACAACACCGTCAGTAAAGCAGACAAATATTGTCAACACAGACACATAAACAGGGAGTATAAGCCGCGGGCGGAAACTACCGACGAAATCACCAAGAAACTGGTGCTAAGTATACAGCGTGAACCTAACAGCATCATAAAAATAGATGTGCACCAGCATGGAGCAGGGCTAAGCAAGCAGCTACAGTCAGATAGCACGCGAGAGGAGCATATGCAAGATCTACCACCAAACTTCGACAAGAGGAAGAAAGAAGATGGTGATTACCTAGAGGCGGCGGGGCGGACTGCGAGATTCAGATCTGGTGAGGTGAGGACTGGGTGAGCACTGGAGGCCCTCTTCTTTAAAGGGACGCTCAGACCTGGACCTGGCGTCCTAATCAGCCCTAACGGGGAGCCCAGCTGGTTGGTCTGTGTTTAACGCCGTCAAAGTCCACTCTACGCATCGACCAAAAACGTCGCCTCCCCTCACTGGAACGCTCAGTCATTTTAACCATTTTTTTCTTACTGCAAACAGAGCAAAGATGCTCTTGAAGTCTTGATCACACTAACCAAGATACTTCCCTTTTATTCGATGTAAAGTCGGAAACCATCCCGTATTTGAAATTTAGAAGCCGAACTCTGCTTCGCCTTCGAGAGTGGACTGGAGATCACTAGTATTTTCACAACCTGAGCACTACCATAACAGACAGAAATACATCATTACAGTAGCTCTTATTATTTTTCCTACAAAGCTACAAAATATTACAACACTCCTCAGCTCAGGGCTTCAGAGACCCGTACATAACTCTATTTGAACCCCATAGCTACCACTGGGATCCTGACTAGGTGGCCCCGGTCACCCTTCATGGTGATCTCGCCAAAACTGTAGGTGCCGGTCACCGACCTCGTCGTGAGGGTCGCCGTGATCTCTCTCGACGACCCCGGGAGCACCGTCAACGCGGGAGGCGAAACCTCCAGGGCAATCTCCGAGGACATTCTAGTCATGATGGTGTAGGTTTCTGCCTCGTCGGCCACATTCGTGACCGTCCGCTTCACGGTCTGCGTTCCTTTGAGCTGGGAGACCGTGATCGAGGGGATGTTGAGGTCGTAGGGTCGCTGCCCCTTTGGGCTGGAGCTGCAGCGCGATCCGGTTATGTTTGATACTTCACTCTGATCAACGTCAGGGATTGAGCACAAAAATGTGATGTAATCTTGATGAGCTGCCAGCACAAACAATGCAGTATTAGACTTGAATATGGCATCGCTGCCTTAGTAACTTGGAACTGCTTATTTTAACAACAGGCTTGgataaaaaaaaatcaacttACTTGCATCTAGAACAAGGCCAGGATCCAGGGCGGCTTTTGGGTTAACCGCACCACTACCATAATCAAATGGTGTGGCCCGTGTAAGTGTCAACATTTCTGATGTGGAGTATTGCTGCGCCCTAAGAGGATGGCTGCCCTTGTCGATCGTATTGGCGGTAGTCATCAAGGCAGACTTTATTGCTGAGGGACTCCACTTCGGGTACTTCTGTTTTATTAGTGCTGCAATGCCAGAAATATGTGGTGCAGCCATGCTAGTTCCAGACATCATTGCAAACCCTTCTCCTGAAAAATAACATTGGCATGACACAGAATTTGGTTAGCTCATATCGAATGGTGTCTCCCTCTTTACGGATCACGACCATCAAAAGAGACAAGATTGCTTAAACTAGGTAGTCTCAAAGCATTGAGAGCACATTGGCATAGAGGAAGCATAGTGGCATTTCTTATTTTAACTAGACTAATAATCGACTGACCACGACATGCTGAAAACAAGCATGACAAGAACTTACCAGCGTAGTTTGCTTCATCTGTTCCATTAGGCGCCCATGCAGCCCATATAAGATTTCCAGGAGCGAGTATGTCAGGCTTAAGAACATCAGCGTCTTGAAAGCTAAAATCTTTTACATCAGGCCCTCTTGAAGAGAACAAAGCAACCTGAGGAGCTGAATTGAACAGTGTTGGCGCCAAACCATCTGCAATACCAACTGTTGCTTGGAACGCTGTAGCCCTTCCAGCCCAATCTCTTGTTGTGGACGAGTTGTAGTAGTCTATAAGATCCTACATAGCCAGAAGTAGTGTTATCATTATGTATCAGAAGTATCATTTTAGACCCAAACATGTATGGTACAAATTTTCTTATTTGCCATGTCAGCCTACAAATAGCAGCAGTAAATGCAATCCACACTACTGCTCGTAAGCATTTGCAAGTTGGTTCCATGAGATTAGTGAATAGTTCTACTGTACGCTAACTTTTGGAATCATGACTTCTATGCAGCTGATAGACAAACAACAAATAACAGGCTTATCTATTACCATGCTTAGACTGCATGTTGCATTTCGTTATTTCTATATACATTTAGAAATGGTGTTTGTCAATAGGTGACACTCACAATAAGGTTCCATCGGGGATAAACTACCTTTGTTTTGCTGACATCTGTGATGAGAATCCCGGGAATATTCACAGGCACAGGATCAAACTTTGTTCCTGGGTAACTACTCTCGACAGCAACAACAAAGCCAGCTGCACCAAGACTCCTGGCCGTTTGAGACACTTTCTTGATTGAAGCTGTCCCAGCAATATAATTATAAGAATAGCCACACAAAAGAATTTTGCCCTGAACCTTTCTCTTATTTAGGAGTTCTGGTCTTTGACAATCTAGAGCACTGTACTTTGTTGCAGATGAACCCAGCAGAGCATCAGTAGCAGAAATAAGGCCGAATGATTTATTTCCATGCGTTGCGGCTGTAGCCAAATGAGATATTAGAGAATTGTCAACTAAACAGAAGAACTTTAAGTGAATTGTAAGAACACCAGTATCACCTCGGCGTAAATGGACATTTGTTGACAGTAATAACAAATAACACAAAGGACTACAACTCTACATCAAGTGCCTTTTGTGGAATTACACAATGAACAAAACTCAGAATGCATCTTCCGACCAAATCATTTAACAATTATAGAAAAGTGCCGAAGAAATAGTTTACTAGGATCCAATAAGAATATGGTATAATAGGCTTCCGACCAAATCATTTTAAGAATTACTTAAAAAGTGCTGGAGAAATAGTTTACTGGGATCCTATAAGAATCTGGTATAATAGGAACCCAAATTAAAGCTCATGTGTGATCATTAACACTTTTAAGTATGTGTGGGATGTTGCCAAGGATGCCATGCAAGTTATATTGAGCAATGGCAGGCTATATTTTGTTACGACACATGCACGGAACGCATGGACTTACGTGATACTCCAAGTCCACCAAGACGCTTTCCATTTCCTAGTATCAAATGATTCTTGTATCTGCGGTCATCAACTCCAGCAGCAACAGTGGTTATCCATGGGCTGAATGACACCAGTGTTTTTGGAAATGGTCCTCCATTTCCAGCAGCTTGGGCAACAAACACACCAGCTTTCACGGCAGAAAGAAGCGCAGCATCGAAAGGATTCAAAAATGTAGTGCGTGTAGCTGTTGATGGGCTATTTGGTCCAACAGAAAGGTTGAGAATGTCAACACCATCTTGAACAGCCTGCAGGTAGCCATCCATATGTGTTAGCTCCTACATGTTGGAAGCTCACGCTACTTACATGTATTACAGCTATCCCGCAGGCATTCTATTATTATCGCAGAATACATCTAT contains the following coding sequences:
- the LOC124684094 gene encoding subtilisin-like protease SBT2.6, encoding MEGLRIACLLLLAFVPQVVLGTHDVYIVTMEGDPVVSYRGGVEGFPATAADLDEEMDITSEAVTSYSLHLRTHHEKLLDSLFVEGTYEKLYSYHHLINGFAVHMSSLQAEFLRKAPGVKYVERDTKIHKLTTHTPQFLGLTTAVWPTGGGFDRAGEDVVIGFVDSGIYPEHPSFSTHKTDPYGPVLRYKGKCEIDPTTHRSFCNGKIVGAQHFAKAAIAAGAFDPDIEFASPLDGDGHGSHIAAIAAGNNGIPVRMHGYEFGKASGMAPRARIAVYKVLYRLFGGYVSDVVAAIDQAVQDGVDILNLSVGPNSPSTATRTTFLNPFDAALLSAVKAGVFVAQAAGNGGPFPKTLVSFSPWITTVAAGVDDRRYKNHLILGNGKRLGGLGVSPATHGNKSFGLISATDALLGSSATKYSALDCQRPELLNKRKVQGKILLCGYSYNYIAGTASIKKVSQTARSLGAAGFVVAVESSYPGTKFDPVPVNIPGILITDVSKTKDLIDYYNSSTTRDWAGRATAFQATVGIADGLAPTLFNSAPQVALFSSRGPDVKDFSFQDADVLKPDILAPGNLIWAAWAPNGTDEANYAGEGFAMMSGTSMAAPHISGIAALIKQKYPKWSPSAIKSALMTTANTIDKGSHPLRAQQYSTSEMLTLTRATPFDYGSGAVNPKAALDPGLVLDATHQDYITFLCSIPDVDQSEVSNITGSRCSSSPKGQRPYDLNIPSITVSQLKGTQTVKRTVTNVADEAETYTIMTRMSSEIALEVSPPALTVLPGSSREITATLTTRSVTGTYSFGEITMKGDRGHLVRIPVVAMGFK